ACCGACGTCGCGCCCTGTTCGGCGCCGACGAAGTACAGCAGCACCAGCATCAGCGTGCCCACGAAGACCGCCCACGGCAGAACCGCCCGCAGGGGCAGGGGAGTCAGGGGGGATATCGCTGATCCGATGGGCGA
This window of the Streptomyces niveus genome carries:
- a CDS encoding CbtB domain-containing protein, with amino-acid sequence MPPAVSSPIGSAISPLTPLPLRAVLPWAVFVGTLMLVLLYFVGAEQGATSVFSGAGVHEWVHDGRHLLGFPCH